One genomic segment of Rubripirellula tenax includes these proteins:
- a CDS encoding threonine aldolase family protein, translating into MIDLRSDTVTKPTPAMRQAIAQAIVGDAVIDVDPTVDRLEKLTAEILGKEAAVFMPSGSMTNQVAIRVHCERGSEFLCEADCHVYHYEQAAFAQLSGLVAQTVAGPGGVLHVNQLRSMIRPINDHFVRTQLVCLENTHNRWGGRIQPQQNVVEICQWASENGLRTHLDGARLWNAAVASGISEKELARPFDSVSVCFSKGLGAPVGSVLAGSTEFAAKARRARKLFGGAMRQVGMIAAGAVYALENHRDRLADDHEAAKKLGDACRQYSSLSIRGDRVDTNIVVVEIDPDWGSAEAMLSRLNQQGVDCFAISPQAIRFVTHLDVTESQIDDACRIIQSIAATSAA; encoded by the coding sequence ATGATCGATCTTCGCAGCGACACCGTGACCAAGCCGACGCCGGCGATGCGTCAGGCGATTGCCCAGGCGATTGTCGGTGACGCCGTGATTGACGTCGATCCGACGGTCGATCGCCTGGAAAAATTGACGGCGGAAATCCTGGGCAAGGAAGCCGCCGTCTTCATGCCCAGCGGTTCGATGACGAACCAAGTCGCGATTCGCGTGCATTGCGAACGGGGCAGCGAGTTTCTGTGCGAAGCGGATTGCCACGTTTATCACTATGAACAGGCTGCGTTTGCCCAGCTATCGGGACTGGTCGCCCAAACCGTTGCCGGCCCGGGAGGCGTGCTGCACGTCAACCAGCTTCGATCGATGATCCGGCCGATCAACGACCACTTCGTTCGCACGCAATTGGTTTGTTTGGAAAACACCCACAACCGGTGGGGCGGACGCATCCAGCCTCAGCAAAACGTCGTCGAAATTTGCCAGTGGGCGTCCGAAAACGGCTTGCGAACCCATTTGGACGGAGCCCGACTGTGGAACGCGGCAGTCGCATCGGGCATCAGCGAAAAAGAACTGGCGAGGCCTTTCGATAGCGTCAGCGTCTGTTTCAGCAAGGGACTCGGCGCGCCGGTCGGATCGGTGCTTGCCGGGTCCACCGAGTTCGCGGCGAAGGCACGTCGGGCTCGTAAGTTGTTTGGCGGCGCGATGCGACAAGTCGGTATGATCGCGGCCGGTGCGGTGTACGCTCTGGAAAATCACCGCGACCGACTGGCCGACGATCACGAGGCGGCAAAGAAACTGGGCGACGCCTGCCGACAATACTCGTCACTTTCGATTCGCGGCGATCGCGTCGACACGAACATTGTCGTCGTCGAGATCGATCCCGATTGGGGCAGTGCCGAGGCGATGCTTTCAAGACTGAATCAGCAGGGCGTGGATTGCTTTGCAATCAGCCCTCAGGCGATTCGCTTCGTCACGCATTTGGACGTCACCGAATCACAGATCGACGACGCCTGTCGAATCATCCAGTCGATTGCCGCAACGTCGGCCGCGTGA
- a CDS encoding c-type cytochrome: MAVCVFSQVAQGEDAAARGYGVLTEMPLLSSDFDQEVFDNTWQSWPEPLRRKAENASPEERRQMAFDRYGLTNRQDHASGKPLQYVVDETSGDWTMNCFSCHGGSVYGTSTPGAPNNRFALQTMTEEIRATKFKLGKPLSRMDLGSLVIPLGTTHGTTNAVVFGMGLMSSRDADLNLIASPMESFTHHDMDAPPWWHFHKRPYIYIDGFAPKGHRGLMQFTLIPENGPSFFHEHEEHFRDVYAYLSSLRPPKYDGPINSPLAEQGRALFQQTCAECHGTYGENGQYPNRNIPLDEIGTDPVRLTALTAEGRTKYAKSWFARSGDPDAGKTIVDPKGYVAPPLDGVWASPPYFHNGSVPTLWHVLHPSERPTVWRRNSDAMDSERVGFQIDVVEKVPLTEPDVAIRRSFFDTRRFGKSNAGHDYPDVLSESDKRAVLEYLKTL; the protein is encoded by the coding sequence ATGGCGGTTTGCGTATTCTCGCAAGTGGCTCAGGGTGAAGATGCCGCGGCGAGAGGCTACGGAGTGCTGACGGAAATGCCGCTGCTTTCGAGCGACTTTGATCAAGAAGTTTTCGACAATACATGGCAGTCCTGGCCCGAACCGCTGCGTCGCAAGGCCGAGAATGCATCACCGGAAGAACGCCGGCAGATGGCGTTCGATCGATACGGTCTGACGAATCGCCAAGACCACGCATCAGGAAAACCACTGCAATACGTCGTCGATGAAACCAGCGGCGACTGGACGATGAATTGTTTTTCGTGTCACGGCGGCAGCGTCTACGGGACTTCCACACCGGGGGCGCCGAACAATCGCTTTGCGTTGCAAACGATGACGGAAGAAATTCGGGCGACAAAGTTCAAGCTTGGGAAACCACTGTCGCGAATGGACCTGGGATCGTTGGTGATCCCCCTTGGCACGACCCACGGCACAACCAACGCGGTCGTCTTCGGCATGGGGTTGATGAGCAGCCGAGATGCGGATTTGAACTTGATCGCGTCACCCATGGAATCATTCACGCACCATGACATGGATGCGCCGCCGTGGTGGCACTTTCATAAGCGTCCGTACATCTACATCGACGGGTTCGCGCCGAAAGGCCACCGCGGATTGATGCAGTTCACGCTGATCCCCGAGAACGGTCCTTCGTTCTTCCATGAACACGAAGAACACTTTCGCGATGTCTATGCATACCTTTCGTCGCTACGCCCGCCCAAGTACGACGGGCCCATCAATTCACCATTGGCAGAGCAGGGCAGGGCACTCTTTCAACAAACGTGTGCGGAGTGTCATGGCACCTATGGTGAAAACGGCCAATATCCGAACCGAAACATTCCGCTGGACGAAATCGGAACCGACCCGGTGCGATTGACAGCGTTAACCGCCGAAGGCCGGACGAAGTATGCCAAAAGCTGGTTTGCCCGAAGCGGTGATCCCGACGCCGGTAAAACGATCGTCGACCCGAAAGGCTACGTCGCTCCGCCGCTGGATGGTGTATGGGCGAGTCCGCCTTATTTCCACAACGGCAGCGTGCCAACATTGTGGCACGTCCTGCACCCGTCCGAGCGACCCACGGTTTGGCGCCGCAATTCCGATGCGATGGATTCCGAACGAGTCGGGTTCCAGATCGACGTTGTCGAAAAGGTCCCGCTAACCGAACCCGATGTCGCGATCCGGCGCAGTTTTTTCGACACTCGACGTTTCGGGAAGAGCAACGCCGGCCATGACTATCCGGACGTATTGTCCGAGAGCGATAAGCGAGCAGTTCTTGAGTACCTGAAAACGCTTTAA
- a CDS encoding DUF4832 domain-containing protein — MNRRRWVSLLATLGCLLMLVRTGTTVEAQPSTSARFTPAEFVYEAGPADNPLKGLVPYQGPHPDRFPYSMEFNYLPLSAIVKGPGQYEWRAFEQILNDVASRGHQTVTRIFLEYPGKEGVIPTFLVEGGLKVHRYLNTNTAPFPPAAIETPDYGDPNLRKVMTDFITAWGKRYDGDPRLAYITAGMLGTWGEWHTYPKTELWASKEVQKEVLDAFDRSFRKTPVLLRYPAGKDDYLYTDSTPYRFGYHDDSFAHSTLDTGRPEDEWYFWPKMKTARLSDRWQTAPIGGEIRPEVWGCCFDEKPCTEASQSFDECRDVTHATWLMDTGMNQEQPSPDRYARAVKAVQKMGYDFEVTRAGGEAQADGSARVDVTLTNRGIAPFYHHGWAAELLLIHDGKVFKRIATDWSPREILPGESKTFQATIDAASVDQGEFELQLVIPNPMKGGRPLRFANRGSDATTGALTLGAFAK; from the coding sequence TTGAATAGAAGAAGATGGGTCAGCCTGCTAGCCACACTGGGGTGCCTCTTGATGCTGGTTAGAACCGGCACGACGGTGGAGGCGCAACCGTCCACATCGGCTCGCTTCACGCCTGCGGAGTTCGTGTATGAAGCTGGGCCTGCCGACAATCCGCTGAAGGGGCTGGTGCCCTACCAGGGCCCCCATCCGGATCGATTCCCCTACAGCATGGAATTCAACTATTTGCCGCTTTCGGCGATCGTGAAAGGACCTGGCCAATACGAATGGAGGGCGTTTGAGCAGATTTTGAACGACGTCGCGTCGCGGGGGCACCAGACGGTGACGCGAATTTTTCTTGAGTATCCGGGCAAAGAAGGTGTCATCCCCACGTTCTTGGTCGAGGGCGGATTGAAGGTTCACCGCTACCTGAACACCAACACGGCACCGTTTCCGCCGGCCGCCATTGAGACTCCTGATTATGGAGATCCCAACTTGAGGAAGGTGATGACCGATTTCATCACAGCCTGGGGCAAGCGATACGATGGTGATCCGCGACTGGCCTACATCACGGCCGGGATGCTGGGCACATGGGGTGAGTGGCATACGTATCCCAAAACGGAATTGTGGGCCAGCAAAGAAGTTCAGAAAGAAGTTTTAGACGCCTTCGATCGTTCCTTTCGAAAGACGCCAGTATTGCTTCGGTACCCGGCTGGCAAAGACGATTATCTGTACACCGACAGCACACCGTACCGATTCGGCTATCACGACGATTCGTTCGCTCATTCGACGTTGGACACGGGACGCCCCGAGGACGAATGGTATTTCTGGCCCAAGATGAAGACGGCCAGACTTTCCGACCGCTGGCAAACCGCACCGATCGGCGGCGAGATTCGCCCGGAGGTATGGGGCTGCTGCTTCGACGAAAAACCCTGTACCGAAGCATCGCAAAGTTTTGACGAGTGCCGCGACGTCACGCACGCCACATGGTTGATGGACACTGGCATGAACCAAGAACAACCCAGTCCCGATCGCTACGCGAGAGCCGTTAAGGCGGTCCAGAAGATGGGCTACGATTTCGAAGTCACCAGGGCTGGCGGCGAAGCACAGGCGGACGGCAGCGCACGAGTCGACGTCACGCTTACCAATCGAGGCATTGCGCCATTCTATCATCACGGTTGGGCGGCCGAGCTACTGCTGATCCACGACGGCAAAGTCTTCAAGCGCATCGCAACCGATTGGTCGCCACGCGAGATCTTGCCAGGTGAATCAAAAACGTTTCAGGCGACGATCGACGCCGCATCGGTCGACCAAGGCGAGTTCGAATTGCAATTGGTGATTCCGAATCCGATGAAGGGCGGCCGCCCGCTTCGATTTGCAAATCGCGGCTCCGACGCAACCACCGGTGCGCTGACATTGGGTGCGTTCGCGAAGTAG
- the thiC gene encoding phosphomethylpyrimidine synthase ThiC, whose product MELSNKMNETQLLAARAGNITPEMEYVAKREDLSVELIRDEVAAGRMVIPANKVHAAGSLEPMAIGIAAKCKINANIGNSAVTSNAGEELEKLHTAVHFGADTVMDLSTGKDIDNIRRQIIEKSPVPIGTVPIYQMLEELGGNIEDMTAQHFLDMCEHQAKQGVDYMTVHAGVKLEHLHLSINRITGIVSRGGSLISKWMMAHNKQNPLYTAFDDLCDIFRQYDVTWSLGDGLRPGSIADASDAAQFAELDVLGELTKRGQANGTQVMVEGPGHIPLNQIQMNIEKQIEICDGAPFYVLGPLVTDIAPGYDHITSCIGAANAGMHGAAMLCYVTPKEHLGLPNEEDVKQGVIAYKIAAHAADVARGRKGAQDRDDALSKARFAFDWNEQFRLSLDPETARRYHDETLPQDTFKSAHFCSMCGPKYCSMKITEEIRQMAKDKKLVGMPVVEAN is encoded by the coding sequence ATGGAGCTTTCCAATAAGATGAATGAGACCCAACTACTCGCCGCCCGCGCTGGAAACATCACTCCCGAAATGGAGTACGTGGCCAAGCGTGAAGACCTCTCTGTCGAGCTGATCCGTGATGAAGTGGCGGCCGGTCGCATGGTCATTCCCGCCAACAAGGTTCACGCGGCCGGATCGCTGGAACCGATGGCAATCGGGATCGCGGCCAAGTGCAAGATCAACGCCAACATTGGCAACAGCGCCGTGACCAGCAATGCCGGCGAAGAATTGGAAAAGCTGCACACGGCCGTCCACTTCGGCGCCGACACCGTCATGGACTTGTCGACCGGCAAAGACATCGACAACATCCGTCGCCAGATCATTGAAAAGAGCCCCGTCCCGATCGGTACCGTGCCGATTTATCAAATGCTAGAAGAACTCGGTGGCAACATCGAGGACATGACGGCCCAGCATTTCTTGGACATGTGCGAACATCAAGCCAAGCAGGGCGTCGACTACATGACGGTCCACGCCGGTGTCAAACTCGAACACTTGCACCTGAGCATCAATCGCATCACGGGCATCGTCAGCCGCGGTGGTTCGCTGATCTCGAAATGGATGATGGCGCACAACAAACAGAACCCGCTTTACACAGCCTTCGATGATCTGTGCGATATCTTCCGCCAATACGATGTGACTTGGTCGCTCGGTGACGGACTGCGCCCCGGTTCGATCGCCGACGCGTCCGACGCGGCCCAATTCGCGGAACTCGATGTGCTTGGCGAACTGACCAAGCGTGGCCAAGCCAACGGTACACAGGTGATGGTCGAAGGCCCGGGACACATCCCGCTGAACCAGATCCAAATGAACATTGAAAAGCAAATTGAAATTTGCGACGGTGCGCCGTTTTATGTCTTGGGCCCTTTGGTCACCGACATCGCGCCGGGTTACGACCACATCACAAGCTGTATCGGTGCCGCCAACGCGGGCATGCACGGCGCGGCGATGCTGTGCTACGTCACGCCGAAGGAACACCTGGGTCTGCCGAACGAAGAAGACGTCAAGCAGGGCGTGATTGCTTACAAGATCGCTGCCCACGCCGCCGACGTTGCTCGTGGTCGAAAGGGTGCCCAGGATCGCGATGATGCACTATCGAAGGCACGCTTCGCGTTCGATTGGAACGAACAGTTCCGTTTGTCGCTCGACCCAGAAACGGCCCGTCGTTATCACGATGAAACGCTTCCGCAAGATACTTTCAAGAGCGCTCACTTCTGCAGCATGTGCGGACCGAAGTACTGCTCGATGAAGATCACCGAAGAAATTCGGCAAATGGCCAAAGACAAGAAACTGGTAGGAATGCCAGTTGTCGAGGCCAATTAA